The segment TAAAAGAGATACAGGCATGTTGAACCTTACAAGGAATttaagatgtagaaaatggacataaatacataaattgatGAAAAGGGGCATGCAGTGCATACTTAAGAGCCCAAGGAATGGAGCAGACAGTACATGAGTGACTGGAGTTCAGAAAAGCTAGGAAATGCCTGGAATGGCTGGAGTGAACTGCAAAGGCTCCAAAAGAAGAAGGAAGTCTTGAAAgttgggggctgggcagggggttCACATGAGCCAGGAGGAAGTAAGATGGGGTTCCAGGTGAAGGAGGAAAGCCCTGTGAGGTCAACAAAGCCATCAGGCACGTGATCTCACTGGGGCCTGTTCATGCTTCTGCAAAACTCACTTAGGACTTCTAATTTTTTAAGCAGCTGCTCCCAGAGAAAAATAATGcagagcagagcacagaggatgcaCATGAGAACAGCAGCCTGGAGCTCCTTGCAGGTGAGGTTTCGGCTTTGCAGGTGAGCCCTGGATCAAAGCTGGGAAGTAAAAGATGTGACTTCAAACTGTCAGACAGCACCTTACACCACAGCAACGTTCTTCTGGGATTTGGTTGGCTCCCACCACCACTCTGGGTATTCTGGGGCAGCAGGAGGCATTCCCTCCCAAAAGCTGGTACGATAAAACTAGAAATTTCTCACAGTTTGTGCAGTTAGATAGCTGCACATGATGGGGCAGGGCCCTGAAATCAGTTGGTTCCTTCATGTTTTCATCATTATAGTGTTGCTATTGTGGCTGTCCTTGGTTTTGGTTACTAACTGTGTTTGGGGCTCTGGAATCTGCTCCTGGATGCAGACACCACCTCAACCTTGATAAATGTTATGGGTAGGTGTCAGTGTGTGTAATGTGACAGTGATTATATtgtcttttcccctccctccaacaCTTAAACAGCCTTCAGGGCCTGCAGTAGCAGGTGTATGTCTGAAAATAATCATAGCCACTGGTGCTTGAACTGGTATGGTGCAGGTGCCAGGCACTAGTCCGAGATTTGAAAGTGTATTAATGctcttaattctcaaaacaatactatggtactattattatcctcattttacagatgaggaaaccgaggcccagggaTGTCAATAAACttacctgaggtcacacagctagtaaacgacagagccagaattcaaacccaggcagtctggctctggtCTGTCTCTTAACAGAGCCAGGCTGGTGGGGATGCACTGTCAGACCAGACAATGCCTGGGCTTGAGGGAATTTGGGGACTGCTTTCAGCACTGTGCTTTGTTGATAAAATTCCTCTTTCCAGGGTAACAGCTACAACATACTGCATGGCATCTGTGCTTAGGCCTAAGATGTGTTTCTGAATCATTCTGTCaattaaactgtattttaaatgttgtGGGGGCTATTCCTCCTGAAAAGAACCCTGCAGCGAAGGCTGGTACAAAGCCAAGAATCTATAGATTCTGAGATTTAGAAGAATGGAAGTGTATCATATAGCACAATTCAGTATTCACCACATACGATTCAGTATTTATTTagtgaaaagacaaaataataagtactttccttagaagaaaaaaattaacatttaattcaGCACCTTCTGTGGACCCAGGGACATGCTAGGTTCTTCCAGTGACCACTTTCACAGTGACCCTTTGGGGTGGGTAACATTGGCCCCCTCTCACAAGAGACAACCTAGGTTCAGAGATCGGATAGAGCACTTAGCAGGAGGAGGATCTGAACTCCTGCTGCCTCTAAAGCCCATGCTTTCTCTACAATGCAACATAAGCCTTAAAATCTAGGTGTTTATGATCTGGTGGACCACCCCCTAGAAGAGTGTTTGAGCTGATCTGCCTTACAGAGCTGCAATTCTAGTTGCCGTCAGTCCCACATGGGCTACACTGAAGAAAATCACTAAGTGTGTGATGCCACTGTACACCTGTGGTCCATTCCCTGAGGAGCCTTCAGtttgtcaattctttttttttttttttttatttccgcggtacgcgggcctctcactgttgtggcctctcccgttgcagagcgcaggctcagcggccatggctcacgggcccagccgctctgcagcatgtgggatcttcccggaccggggcacgaacccgtgtcccctgcatcggcaggcggactcccaaccactgtgccaccagggaagccctgtcaattCTTTCCATTGTCTTCCTGGCCTTCTCCTCAGTGGCCactccattcttttaaaaaactaccaAGCCTCGTCCTCCTGATTTAGCCTCCTACTTCACTTACTAATCTCTTTTTTCAGTAAACTCACCCAGTTTGTACTCCCCCCACTGCCAGAACCTTATCAGCATAGGGACTCACCCCCTCCAGGCTCAGAGGTGGCATTATCTTTACTGCTTTCTTGGTAGCACTTTATCATTTCTGCACCTTCAACTTCTTTTCTGAGTTCCTTTCCCTCAGGAGGTCCATCTTCAAAAGGATATCTCCCATGATCTTGAACttctcccacctctctctctccatcacaTCTCAATCAAGGTTCTCATAAAAGCAAGCTACactgtttccctttctttcattctctccctAACCCAGGGCACCACTTGCTTTCCCTGTGGCCTCTGAACTGCAAATCTCTTGTTTGGGAAGGCCTCTTAATTACCAAATTGATGATTGTGCATTTATCTTGATCACACCTGGACTATTTGCAGAGCTTGGCACTGTGAGACTATGACTCACCAGGTTCTCCCCATCTCTTATCTTCTCTCTTCGACTAGCTTCCTCTGGCCACCCCCAAACAGTGCTCATACTGCACTCCCTCCCTAGCTGCTCTCTTCCATCCCAGGCGTTGACCCCTGCCTCTGGGCAGAAGACTCCTCAGCTGGTGTGACCATTCCAGGTCTCTCCTGAGTGTTAGGTGGGAGATTTATCTGCTCACTAGGATGCTCCATATGGCGGTCCCACTGGTACCTCAATTTCCTTTCTCCTGATATCTTGCCCTCTGCACACACACCCAAGATCAACtcttctttcttcagtctctgtCATGATTAATAGCAAAACCTATCCAGTTTTTCACATCTGAAACCTGAGATTCGTTTGAGATGCCCCCCCATTCTAATGTTTCATATCCAGTCTACCACCAAGGCTTGTCGATTTGGCCTTATGAATACTTCTGACTCCTCCATCCGCTGCCTTCACTTCTTCTGGGCTCTTGAGGTCTTCCCTCCTCTAAGTTGACTCCAAGCCACACGTTTGACGAATGACTGttctgaaatataaaattaacaatatatCTCCAGTGTTTAAAAACTCTTCACTGCCTTCCTATTTCCTACAGATAAAAATCAATTTCTTAGCCTTCTCTGATTCCCACTAACCCATTCAGATTCATCTCCTTGGACCCCCACTTTGCATTTTGTGGGGGATACTGTTTAATGCCTTTGGGTGTTTGCTTAACCCTTTCAGCCTGTTAATCCTTTTCTCTGCCTTGTCACTCCGGTGTATTACTCTttcttcatccttcaaaacccaccTCAGACATCTCCTCAAGGAAACCATTTTTCACTTACAGAGATGGTTAACAGCTTCTGTTTTACCCCTGGACTTTGTACACACTTCTGCATCTTTCCTAGCATCTGTGAGCTTCACCCAGGGAACAGCTCATTGATCTACATTCCCAGGACGTGCTCAGGAAGAACCTATAGATCCAAATTTACTTTAAGTTTGCACTGCCTAATGCAGCGTGCGCAACAAAGGGGGAGAGAGGTGAGGCCGGCTTTCTGGCAGGGGAATCACAGCTTGGCAGAGAGGGAGGAGCTGGATGGTGCATACTCCACGAGGAATCTGTGTGAAGTGACCAAGTGGGCGCAAGCCCTAAGCGAGGGCTTGGTTCAATCCCAGATGTCTCTTCCCAGGCCCAGCTCAGTGGCTACAGGGAGACCCCGAAGCCATTGTGCAGCCTCAGCCTGACCCTGAAGACCCGGAGCTGCCGGGTTTTGATCCGGACAGGACCAGATGAAAGGGTCCTGAGGTGGGAGGGCTAAGAGAGCCCGACTCCagctcctccctttctcccaggTTTCCCCCAAGGGTCGTCCTAGCACAGGACATGGGAGTAAGATGAGCGGAATTGTTTTCTCCTAGAGACCAGCGGGCAAGTAGAAAAAAAGAGTCTCAAAAGAGGTGGTAGCCTTTGCCAAGGAGTGGAAGAGACGCGGGCTTTCCATTCCCCTCGGGCCCTGAACCCGTCAGAGGACACCTTGCGCCGCGCGGAACCCACCGCGGCTCCCCTGACCCCCAGGAGCGGCCTGGAGGTAACCGGGCTAAGGCCACGCAGGGGAGGGCGCGGCGGGAGGGCGGGGACGCGGCCGCTGCCGAGGCGTCCTCACCCCGGGTCCCCTTTCCTCCCGCAGGATGCGCTGTGGCTGCAGGAAATCTCCAATCTGTCCGAGTGGCTAAGTCCCGGTTCTGCGTCCTGAACCGGGCCCCCTCCCGCCGCCTCCACGTCGGCCCCGCCGCTGCCGGGGCCGCATGTCTGTAGTTCAATAAACCTACTCTACGCGTGCAGCTTCTGCTTCAGTGTCAGGGAGGGGTCGGGGGCGGGGCTGGAGCCCGCGCCGCCGGATGACGTCAACACGCTTCCGGCCGGAGCGGGCCTGGCAGCGGCGGGACCGCGTCACTGGGGCGCGCCGCGGGTCCGGGCGCGATGGCGGCGCTGGGCGGGGATGGGCTTCGCCTGCTGTCGGTGTCGCGGCCGGAGCGCCAGCCCGAGTCGGCGGCTCTGGGCGGTCCAGGCCCCAGTTTGTGCTGCTGGGTGTCCGTGTTCTCTTGTCTCAGCCTCGCCTGCTCCTATGTGGGCAGCCTCTACGTCTGGAAGAGCGAGCTGCCCAGGTGCGGGGGCTGCTCGCGCGCTCCCGCGCGGCCGGAACCCGCGCCTCCACGAGGCGGGGCCGTGGGCGGAGCTTGGGCGAACAGAGGGTGGGGTCGCGCTGTCAGGAGGCGGCTGTGGGCCCCTTGAACTTACTGCCTCCTTCATAGGGACCATCCTGCCGTCATCAAGCGGCGCTTCACCAGTGTGCTGGTAGTGTCAAGTCTCTCGCCCCTCTGCGTGCTACTCTGGAGGGAACTTACAGGCATCCAGGTGCGAAGGAGGCGGGGCAGAGGGCAGCGGGCGAGAGGTCTCAGGGCTCATTGGGGGAGGAAGCAAGACTGATGCCCCCTTTCCTGTGGCTCAGCCAGGCACATCCCTGCTCACTCTGATGGGATTCAGGCTGGAGGGCATTTTTCCAGCAGCGCTGCTGCCCCTGCTGCTGACCATGGTGAGtgctcttgctttatttttccttctttgctctTTGTTATTAGCGTGACGCTTCTTTCCGTGGCCTTGTTTTCTAATCCTGATTGTATCCAGCTTTTGACTGATGGGAGACAAGAATTGTGAGATGGCTCAGGGCCCTCGGGTATGCATCTATGGGAAATCCTGGCAGAGAACAGGAAGCTTGAAGTCTCATGAAGCCATGTCTGGGCAAGGGCAGTGGATTATGGTTTGAACCTTTCCTTTGATCGCGCCTGTTTTTCTGCCCCCAGATCCTTTTCCTGGGCCCACTGATGCAGCTCTCTATGGATTGCCCCTGTGACCTGGCAGATGGGTTGAAGGTTGTCCTAGGTGAGTCCTCGGGGCCAAGGAAAAAAGTAGGCACAGGCAGTCCAGGACGAGGTAAGGGGATCAGTGCGCTTATGGTGGGTCCTGGACATGAGACATGAGatgttcagtttcctcatcagtaaagtggGAGCACATATCCGGTGGTCTCTAAGAGTTAGTTCCTGATGTCCAGGGAGGCCTGTAGGGATCCCAGGCAGTACTTGTTGTGGACAAGAAAGCATTGTCCGTTAGTTCCCTTAACCTTTGGTTTCCCAAACTAGAGCTGGTTTTGGGCAAGTTTTGACGTTTCCAGAGTTTACAATCAGGACACCTTGCCTCAGCTACTAATGCCTTCCCTTTTGGTCCCCTTGAGACACTGTTTTATACTAGGTCCGATAAAGAAAATTTGACCCTTTCCTGTTCTCACAAGTATTTATGCCTAACCTGAGTTTGGCCAGGGGGAGGTTGTGGCAGAGGGGCCCTTGGGGCCTCTAGGGTCATTTTGTTCAATAGCTAGTCACTCATTGCTTGTCCTGAATCCCCTCCCTAGCCCCTCGCTCCTGGGCCCGCTGCCTCACGGACATGCGCTGGCTGCGGAACCAAGTGATCGCCCCCCTGACAGAGGAGCTGGTGTTCCGGGCCTGCATGCTGCCCATGTTAGCACCGTGCACAGGCCTCGGCCCTGCTGTGTTCACCTGCCCACTCTTCTTTGGAGTTGGTGAGTTTGTCCAACCTGGTCCTGCTGAGATGTTCCTGGAATGGGAACCAAGAATGGGGTTGGGGGCAAGGGCAGGGCCTATAGGGCAGGCTGGGAGGAATGTGATGTGGTTCTCATCTTCCTCAGCCCATTTTCACCACATTTTTGAGCAGCTTCGTTTCCGCCAGAGCAGCGTGGGGAGCATCTTCTTGTCTGCAGGTGAGTCCTAGAGAGCTTGCCTCGGGCAGTCCTGGGTTGGGTGTGTGAGGGTGTCCCTGATAAGTCACTCTGGAGGAAGAATGGGGAACAGAGGGCTGTAGTACTGGAGGGGCCGCTGACCATGGGAGTTGGGGTGTAGAGAACAGTCTAGGTAGTGGGGCAGGCAGCCACTGCCCCCAGGGGAAGGGGATGTCTCTGGCTGATGGGTGTGCAGTGCTGGGGCAGGAAGGGCATGCAGGTGTGGTCACTCGAGGCCTCCCCGTCTCCAGCGTTCCAGTTCTCCTACACAGCTGTCTTCGGTGCCTACACTGCTTTCCTCTTCATTCGCACAGGTTGGTCATCAGTCTCTCGGGTCCCCTGGGGCTCAAGGGCCCACAGGAGTGGGTGGGAGAATGGGAATCTGTGTTTGTTCTAGGAGCGACAAGTTTCTTCTACTGCAGTCCTTGAGACAGGCTGAGCCAGGGCCCTCGGCCTGGTGTGGTTTGAGAGCTGGCAGGAAGCAGAGGCTGTGGtgtgtgggtggatgggtggggcaGTGATCTCCTGTTTCAGGGGATGAGGGTCTTAGCCCTGGAAGGGCCCGGGGAGGTGGTGGGGCTGCTCCATGAGCTActctgtctcccctccccaggACACCTGATTGGGCCGGTTCTCTGCCACTCCTTCTGCAATTACATGGGCTTTCCTGCCGTATGTGCGGCCCTGGAGCATCCGCAGAGGTGGCCCCTGCTGGCAGGCTATGCCCTGGGTGTGGGACTCTTCCTGCTTCTGCTCCAGCCCCTCACGGACCCTAAGCTCTACGGCAGCCTTCCCCTTTGTGTGCTTTTGGAGCGGACAGGGGACTCAGAGGCTCCCCTGTGCTCCTGACCCACGCTCCTGTACACACTCCTATGAACTCTCATGGgcttcccagcccctccccatcaAGGGGTACTGCAGGGGAGGAGCTGGCTGGGGTCCCCGAGAACTCAGGAATTTTTGTAGGGGATTGAAGCCAGAGCTAGTTGAATCCCAGGGACCAAGAGAAAGGAGTAGATATCCAAAGGATGTGGCCCCTCTTGAAAGGGGGTTGAGGAGCAGCCGGGAGTGAGGGGACAAGGGGCGGGTCCCAGGAGCCGTGCACTCCCTTCCTCACTTTGGACTGTTGCTTCTCTGAGCTGCTCTGTCCCCCCTGCCTCTGAAAAGCTGCTCGGGGGGTGGAATTTACAaaaaccctccccccaccttcccagggTTTTCTCATTGTCTTTTTGCATCAGGACTTTGTATTGGGATATTAAAGAGATTTAACTTGGGTAACATGGCCTTGACCCTTTGGGAATTAGTCTCTTTGGGGTCTTGGGAATATGCCCCCACCTGGTCCTGGCTACCTTGAACACTAACCTCTAGGCAGTTAAGCCTGGTAGCATAGTTCCCTGAAGTACCAGACAGGGTGGGAGCCTGTGGTTGCCCTGGGTCTGCAGCTTTCTCCTCCTTGAGCAAGGCCTCAAGTCCTAGCACAGGTGGGCCTGGGGCTAGGTACCAGGTGTGGGCCCGGCTCATCCTGGGCCCTGTGCCTATATACCAGGATCAGAGTAGAACCCAGGGCCTTGGCCCCAGTGACGGAGCCTCCAGCCTCTGAGAGGGTGGGGGAGTCCACTGTGGGCCTTCCATCAGGACCTCCCCGAAGTCTACCAGCCTCACGTTACACAAGAGGAAGTAAGTCTAAACTGGAAGTTCAGTCACCTGGGAGGCGTTTTTGGTTCTCTCCACCGCAGACCTCTGCCACCCTGCCGGTTGTTTGGTCCCTGCAGGAACCCAGAACAAAGGTCCAGCGAGCATAAGCAACCCTGGCAAGCAACACTGTAACTCAGGGTTCTTTCTAGAACTTGGTAGTATTTTACCTGCTCTTCCTTGTGTTTTTGGAATGGTTCTCATAGTCTCACTCCGCTGCCCCTAGgacacgccccccccccgccttttttttaAACGTTCTTAATGTTATCCCTTTAGGTCCCATTCCAGACTCAAGGAGATTGTCCCAAGTCCCCTTCCCTGAGGCTGGTAGTCAAAGGAAAGGAAACCGCTGTGCAGTCACTCCCCACAGCTCCCCCAGGTTGACTGTGACTAAAACTGGATCTAAAAGGGAATCGTGACAGTCCCATACCTACCTCGCTGGAAAGCTTTCCTCTCCCCCAGTCTGTGTAGCAGCTGTCAGGGAAGCCAAGGAATTGAGCACAGGCTGGTTTTAGAGGGTACATTTGGGATCTGGGAGTCGAGAGACGAGGCGGCCCAGGACCACACCAAAGGTTAGGTGTGGTACCCTGAAAGCACTAGGCTGGCAGGGTGCTGGGATGTACTTCCTGCCTGGTCCCCTGGGGGTCAGGGGATCTGGGCTCTGTCCCTTCTCTTCCTTATGCTCCTGCTCAGGAACTGCCCAGGGCCCCCCCCCTGCCTTTCTCTTTACTCACCATCCTTACCTGCCCTGTGCAGTGGGCAGCAGTGCAGTGACATGGGCAGGGTTGCTGTCCCACCCCGCAGGTGAGGGAACTGCAGGGCAGAAAGGATTCTCCCAAGGGCTGTTTGCGGGGCAAGGGGTCAGGCAGGATTAGATCCTGGGACTCAGTCCAGTGCTTCTAACCTCCCACCAAAAGCCACACCCAGAGGTTCCCACCCCCAAGGGTCTCGTCTGCCTCTAGAAAGTGGTGTCTGTTTGCATCTAGTTCTGAATAGGGTGGTGGGTTGGTCCCAGCTTAGAAAATAAAGCAGTGTAGTTGAGAAGCAAGTCCACCAGCAGCCTGGGTTTGAACTCTCTCTGCATCTTAACTAGCTGTCGGgtcctgggcaagttatttaacctgccTATGACTCCATTTCTGTGCCTATAAAATGGGTGAAAGTGTTACTAGGTGTTAAGTGCTTGGAACAACCCCTTCCCCAGCCCAAGCTCTCAGTGACAACTGGCTACTCCTGTCTGGGGGTGTGTATACAATAGGCACTtcgtagtggcttaaaaccagGGCCACTGTTGTCATCCTCACTGCCCTCCCAGGAGGAAGACACAACTGACTGCCCCCTGCCCGTGGGGGAGTCCAGGAGGCAGCCCGGGCCCTCTGCCGTGTGGCACTAGGGTGGGGTGGGCTGCACAGGACCCAGaatggagggaaggggaaagccAGTTTTATTGAGCGAAGTTCTCAGACCTGGGACTTAGGTTTCCCCTGCAGGAGACAGGGCCCCTAAGTCTGCTCCCCTGGGTCCCAGGGCTGCCTGCACCCCCACCTGTAGTCTCCAGCAAGGAGGGGACCCTCATTTGGCAAGGGATGAATATGTGAGCGACTGTCCACAGGCAGGGAAAGgacagagggcaggaggaaaggcATGGGCCACCACAGGCAGTGTCTCTCCTGCCACAAACAACTGAGGACAGGAGCTCCAGGGCCCGGCCTTCCTGCCCTCGGGCACTGGCTGGCCTGGGCCTGCCCTGGCAGCGCAGCATCTTGAAGGCTTGGGGTGGGGATGGCCAGGCTGCCAGTCTGGGGCAAGATCACTCAATCTCCAGGATGAGGTCGTCACCCTCCAGTGTCATGTCTGTAGTCACGTGGACCTTGCGGACAGTGCCCTCCACGGGCGAAGTCACTACAGTCTCCATCTTCATGGCACTGAGCACACACAGAGGCTGGCCCTTGGTCACCTTGGCCCCTGCTGCCACCTTGATGTCTATCACCTTCCCAGGCATGGGTGCCCCAATCTGGCCCTTCACATCCTTCAGGGCCTTGGGGTGGAAGTGCATCTCCTGCGGACAGGGGAGAGGACGTGAGACACCAGGCCCTGCCCATCCCCACCGCCTGGCTGGCCCTGGGGGGCGGCTGTACCTTCATGGCCTGAGTATCCTTGACCAGAATGGATCGCAGCTGTCCATTGAGCTCGAAGAAGACCTGCCTCTGGCCGGCCCGGTTCAGGTCACTTATGGCCAGGGCTTTGATGTGCAGCGTCTTGCCTCGCTCCAGCTCCACCTGCAGGGAGAGTGTAGAGGCTCagagctggggggagggcagCCCCCTGACCCAATCCCAGGCAAGTCCCCCCTCCCTGGGTCTCAGCTCCTCACTTGTAAAGGCCTAGCTCCCTGGTCTCTTAAGGGTACTTTGTGAACCCACAACTCACGAGGCCCGGTGACGGCCAAGCCAAAGCCTGGCACTCTAGATGTGCTGGGGTCTACTTAGGGATAGCAGGAGTGCTAGGGTGGAGTGCAAATGGGTGCCAGAGCCACTGACCTCAAACTCCTCCGCAATTTTGGGTCCCTGCAGGAAGAGGCGGGTATTGAGGCTGTCCAGGGGGCCGAAGGTGGCAGTGAAGTCCTTGAAGTGGGCAAAGACGTCGGGGTACATGGCCGCTGAGAGCACATCCTCCGGGGTCACCTCTTCCCCATGCCGTTCTATCAGCTCCTTCTCTAGCGCCTGCAgatccaggggagggagggaggctccgGGCCGTCCCTCCACCCTTGGCAGGTCCTTTAGCACCTGGGGTGCAAAGCAGAGGGTCAGGCCTGATTCCTGGACTCCCCTCCGCCGCACCACATTGTGCTGGGCCTTCCTTACCTTGGAGCGAAGGGGCTCAGGGAACCCCCCGTGGGGGATGCCAATGTACCCCTGCAGGAACTCCACCACTGAGCGGGGGAAGGACAGCTCTTCTGCCTGAGCTTCGGCCTCTGCCCGGCTCAGCCCATTCTGCACCATAAACTGGGCCAGGTCCCCCACGATCTTGGAGGAGGGGGTTACCTGAGGAGAGGGGACCCCTGGGTTAGGGTGCCAGGCACCATATAGAGGCCCAGAGGCAGGGGTAGGAGCACTGGGCCTGGCTCACCTTGATGAGGTCACCCAGCATCTGGTTGGCCTCCACATAGGCCTTCTTGACCTCCTTGAACTTGGAGCCGAGCCCCATGCTGTATGCTTGGAAGTGCAGGTTGGTGTACTGGCCCCCCGGGATCTCGTTCTCATACACATCAGAGTTGCCAGACTTCATGGTGGCCGTGCAGTCAAAGGCTGCATACAGTCCCCGGGCCCCCTCCCAGTACTCACTGTAGTCAAACACTCGGTCCAGGGGCACCCCTGCAGGGAGGCCAGAGGCGGAGAGGGCTTGGACATGGGCTGAGCTTCCAGATGCTCCTCCCAGGACCCCAGGGCCAGGTCAGGCGACATCGCAGACGTGGCCGACGGAAGGCAAGACCAGGCCAGGCCAGAGCATCTGGATTCTAGGATGTGCCCGGCTCTGCTGGGACTGGTGAGGGCTGCGACTCTGAGGGGGGAATGGCCTTGGGCTGCTGCTGCTCCTACCTGTGTCCAGGGGAGTCCCTCGGGTACAGGCCACCAGGGCCCCCATGCTGGGCTGTGAAGTCATTCCAGACATGGAGTCAGCTGCCACGTCTACCACATCAGCGCCAGCGTGGGCACAGGCCAGCATGGCTGCCACGCCCGCCCCTGATGTGTCGTGGGTGTGGATGTGCAGTGGGAGGTCAGGGAAGCGGTCTCGGAGGGAGGTGACCAGCATGGTGCAGGCCATTGGCTTCAGCAGCCCTGCCATGTCctaagggaagaggggaggagaaagagaaagacggtGAGGAGGGGGCGTGATGTGGGGGGGATGAGGGACCTGGTGGGGAGACTCCTGGGGGTGGGCTGGGCCCAGGCACCTTGATGCACAGGATGTGGGTGCCCGCTCGCACCAGCTCTTCTGCCAAGCCCATGTAGTACTGCAGCGAGTATTTGGTACGGCAGGGGTCGGCCACGTCACCCGTGTAGGAGATGGCAGCCTCCACCACGCCACCGGCGCTGCCCGCCGCCTCCATGCCCAGCAGCAGGTTAGGCAGGTAGTTGAGGGAGTCAAAGACCCGGAAGACATCCATGCCGTTCTCCTTGGCCACCTCACAGAACCTGAGTGGGCAGGAGAGCTCAGGGGTTAGCGCCATGCCACTCCCTGCAGCACATCCTTTTCTGCCTCCTGGCCCACTTGCAGCCCCTGGGGGATAAGATCTGAGGGTCGGGTCTGGCAGGGGGCGTGGCACCCACAGAGCCAGGGGGCACCACAGTATGTCCATAGCGTGGGCAAGGCCTCTCCAGGGcagcctgggctgggcagggTCGCCCCAGCAGCATCCGGCAAGGAGCGGAGCTGTCCTGTGCTGGTCGCATGCAGTGCAGCTCAGTCTGTCCAAGTTCGAAGAATCTGCTGGGGATTCTGCTTTGCAAAGGAATGGCAGGCTGAGGGAGACGGTGAGGCCCGGGTTTCAGCCCCAGCTCTATACCACGTGGGTGGCCTGGGCCAAGtcacctgccctcctggggcCTCCACTGGGAGCCCTCCCAGTTCTCTGACTGTAACTTGCAGCCCCTGCTGGGTACAGCTACCAAGAGACTTGGTTTCAAGCCCTCTGTGGGGAGCGCAGGCCTTTGCATTGTGTCCTGGCACCTGCTGGACAACATCATGCAGtgtctgcccaccccaccccaggctcaCTTGAAAACCACATTGTCGGGGTAGTTGGTGTAGCCCACGGCATTGGCCCCCCGCAGCAGCATCTGGAATGGGATATTGGGGACGAGCTCCCGGAGCTCCTGCAGCCGCCGCCAAGGGCACTCGTACAGGAAGCGCATCGCAACATCAAACGTGGCTCCTGCACAGGGACCAAGAGGCCCAGGTCAACCCCGAAATGTCCCGGGCACCTCACCCCGCCCTAAAGCTCTGCAGCCTGAGCCTGTGGCCCTAACACCAGGCCCTGCTCATCTTCAGCATCCCTCGCGTCCCAGCCACCATCCCTGCAGACTTTTTCCTTTGCTGATCTCTTGGGACAGCTCAGGTTTACTGTGTCCTCTCTGCATCCGCTTTCACAGCCCTCACCCCATACTCTCTTTGCTATAATTAACAGGCAGGCATCTCCTCTCTGACCCTGAGCTGCCTGGGTCTCAGCTCTGTGATCTCATGCCCAGCACCAGGACTGGCTAGAATGGGCACCAGTCAGTATTTGCTAAACACATGAATGCCGTGCCTTGTTTAGTTCTCACTCGCTCCCTCAGTGTTAACATCTCTAGCTATTCCTGGAGAGCCCGAGTGGCCTGCCCGTACTGTGGAT is part of the Kogia breviceps isolate mKogBre1 chromosome 7, mKogBre1 haplotype 1, whole genome shotgun sequence genome and harbors:
- the RCE1 gene encoding CAAX prenyl protease 2 isoform X5, producing MAALGGDGLRLLSVSRPERQPESAALGGPGPSLCCWVSVFSCLSLACSYVGSLYVWKSELPRDHPAVIKRRFTSVLVVSSLSPLCVLLWRELTGIQPGTSLLTLMGFRLEGIFPAALLPLLLTMILFLGPLMQLSMDCPCDLADGLKVVLAPRSWARCLTDMRWLRNQVIAPLTEELVFRACMLPMLAPCTGLGPAVFTCPLFFGVASFPPEQRGEHLLVCRTPDWAGSLPLLLQLHGLSCRMCGPGASAEVAPAGRLCPGCGTLPASAPAPHGP
- the RCE1 gene encoding CAAX prenyl protease 2 isoform X8, coding for MGFRLEGIFPAALLPLLLTMILFLGPLMQLSMDCPCDLADGLKVVLAPRSWARCLTDMRWLRNQVIAPLTEELVFRACMLPMLAPCTGLGPAVFTCPLFFGVAHFHHIFEQLRFRQSSVGSIFLSAAFQFSYTAVFGAYTAFLFIRTGHLIGPVLCHSFCNYMGFPAVCAALEHPQRWPLLAGYALGVGLFLLLLQPLTDPKLYGSLPLCVLLERTGDSEAPLCS